One Phoenix dactylifera cultivar Barhee BC4 unplaced genomic scaffold, palm_55x_up_171113_PBpolish2nd_filt_p 001556F, whole genome shotgun sequence genomic window, CTGCTGATGAGTTGTATAGTTTGGAGCTACATATTTTCCATTAGTTATGTTGCAAAATGAGTATGTTAAGTTTGACAAAAACACAATGGAAACCTGTTTTCAATCATGTATCATAAATTCTCTAACTAGAAAATACACTCGATCAAATTTCACTTATCTTATCTTGGAAATTTACTTTATATGAACTGAAGAGTCCCCgatgaaagaaaaaggatcTACCTAATCATCAGCACAGTTAGGCGAGAAGAAGATATGGCCATGCCAGTTACCCTTTTTCATTTTAGTTCAATGACATCCCAAATTGAGAAGCTAAGTCAAGTCAACTCTTATGATAGAAAGTGCAATAACTCACATGAAATGATATGGACAATTTAACAATCAACACATGATTAGGCATGGAGATTTATCTATCTTTTTTCTAAGAAATCTGACATTAGATGTTGAGAATAAGAATGTACCACAAACAAGAACAAGGAGCAAAGCAACAATAAGCTTTTACTAGTTAGCACTTTATTCATAATTTTTGCAGATCAAAATAGTCTAGATAACAAGAAAGAACAGCTGGAGATGGCATAAAAAATCAACTTCGATAACTGGGTTCAGTACCAGAAAAACAAATTCCACAGATCACCTAATATACTACGAATAGCATAAAATCCCACTAATCACCGGGCATTATACCATCCTACAGCCCTTTACACCATTCATTTTGTATTAACCTTATAGTCATCAAACTCAGTATTTGTCAAAATATTTGAAGCGCTAAAAATTTGACAAGATGTTAACTCAAAATTAGTGAGAGAAAAAGCAACACTAGTTTTCAGTCTTAGATTGCATCACCAAAAGCCAAAATTCTGGTCAAATATCCTGCAAAGTCCATGTATTACTGGCACCCTACTGAGCACCCATTTTCAATGGCCAACTACAAAATTTGAGGAACATGCAGTTGTTATTTCATGAAAAACCTGTAAAGTTAAAAGTGAGTGACCTTTAAAAATGGGCATCAAATTTGCAAGATAAAATAATAGCTCACATACTTGTCATTAACTTGTCATTTATTTTCTTAACTTATTCTTGGCAGAAGCTAAATCCATGGTTGAATTGAATTTCATTAGTATATGTAGCTTGGCTTATGTATTGATTCCCTCTCTTTCCAGTGTCTGCAGCCTTCCTCCATGGCTTTGGCATTCAACTGATCAATAAACAACTAGTACCACATCATTTGTGAATAACCACAAAAGGCCTCTTCTATGAACGACCAAACACAAAATCTGGGTCACCTGCTTTGCTAAAAGCATTTATAGGCCCCCTGACTAACTCAAATCAAGTCTCTATCAACCTAAGCTTCTGTTTCTGCATTACCACTTCAGCTTTCCTAGCTTATCAAACATACATCAAACATATTCCTTTCTAGCATTTACCACTCCAACTTTACTGCCAATAGTTACTAGCATTTACCTTCATTCTAGGCAAACAATCATAATTCTTCTAGCATACTGCTTCAATTACCCTCTACCAAAGTTTTACTGACATTCAGCAACCCCAGAACAGTTCCAAAGATCACATATTTTCACACATTTATTCTACATATATTGCAAAACCTTCATCAACTTATTATTCTATTGAATAATAGAGTTAATATAGATATATATTTCGATATGCtgctttagaactttatttggtTGATTCTTCCTACTTAATTTACATTTTCGTATACCACGTTTACTTAAACAAACTTTTATATTACTTCCCAAAGTATTCCTCCATAATTTCAGCAACCAATGCTGTCTCTATAACTAATACCAAACCAGATGACACAAAATGGCCtagaatacaaagaaaaaaaaaaagtttggctTATTTAAAAGGTCAATGTCACATCCAATGGATAGAATTTTTCACTAGTGTCATACACAAGTGACATCAAATGCAATTTATTCTTCATTATCTCAAAACTGTGGGAAGAAATAAAAGCAACACAAGACCAATAAGAGCTCAAGGTAGAGAAATATCACTTTGTTTCTCATGCCAAAAGGGTTATCTTGATCTTAATAGTAAAGGGTAGAAAATTAATTCTATATACTGCCAGAGTTAGTAATTGCAATATTAATTTGCATTTATCTTGATAAATAAAAAGGGCATGGCAAGGTTCCATAACAGCATGCCTGTCAAGGAAGCAATAACAAGGTTTGAACTCCCAAATATTAGGGGTATTCATGTCTTAGTGTATCCTTGATGTGTTTTCAAGACAAGAACATAATCTTTATAGTTCAAACATAATTAAAGGGAAAAAAAGCAGGAGAAGAATGACTGGGAAAAGAAAGAGCCTAAAAATCTAGGGGAAAGGAAGACGATTTCATCTAAAGAAGGCACATAGAGTCTGCTATAGAAAACAAAATGTGACCGTGAGATAGCACATATAAGCTTGCAAGCAACTACAAGATCCAATATTTTTTAGGCTTTCGAAATTCAACTTTCTACCTTAGTTACCAAAAGCAGATGGGTGTGCAGAAGCACAGGCATGCAGAAGTGGCtctcataaaataataaaaataataataataataataataatcacaAGAAGCACTTAGAAAGTGGGTGCAAGGATGAGTTTCCAAGGAGATTTCAAAGCAAATGCAGAAGATTCCTACTACTAAGCTTCAACCGGACATGGAGTATTTTAATGACTTAAGTCACAACTCATAGTTACCAATAAAGCTATACTATGGAACACTACTTGGAACCTAAATCCTAAAATTAAGTCAAATAACAAacttgaaaatcaataaaatattaatcagaaatcaAAAACCCCTTTGCTTGACTTTGATTGGACAAAGGCTGCAAACAGAAGACATGCTGGATATGATTCCCTCTCATGCATCTTTTGATACATCATTctctcaaaaagaaagaagagaactaGGAGGCAAGATATCAAAATGAAGATTAGTGTTCTATAATACAGTATATGCAACCACATATGTAGATGCAGTTCTCTGATTGTGGACATTGCTTATTTGCGAACAAACTAGGTGCAGGCTGAAAGATGTCACTTACCATTATGCATCCATATACATGACTTGCTTAGCATTTTGGAGCCACATATGTGGCCCGCTCTTATATGAGCCATGTGGATGGAGCTAGTTCAAGCTGCTGATTAGATTGAATGTGTGTTTGGATCTAGCTAGATATTGGTATTATTAATGATTTTTAATATGTTTAATATGTTACATATATTACTATTGGGCATTAAATACTAATTATAAGGATTGACTATtagttattatttttattaattttgctATTGTTTATCTAAAAAATTATTACAATCACTATTATAGTTTTTAttgtatttaatatatttttaaatagttaaaaaaattactaactGTATATGTGGCCCACATACCACATATGGGCTATGCAGTGCCTCAAGCACCTGCAAACCATAGCCAGCTTTTAAAAACACTGATGAAGATAATGGTTGAGGATGTTGGGGCCTTGGTGTCTTGAAGACAAGTAGTCAGAGCTAGTGCTCCTTTACACATGCAAAGCATACATGCACGTACATTGTGCGCAAGCAAGAGATGCTCACAGCAGAAACACCCATGAACACACCCtatatacctacataaatacgaatTCTTAAATACTAGAGTTTGGAAAAATACATGAGTTAGTATGGATGGCTCTAATCCCCAATCCgatcaaagtttaatttataaTTGTCATTTGCTAAATATACTCCCTAGGTCTTAGATTGGGGGATGCACTTACTATTCTCTCTTACAACCAAAACCGTATAAAGTGGGGTATACTTATCTAAGATAGGAGTATTTACATTAGTGCGAAGAGGAAGAGCAGTCGAGACAAACAAGTTGAGGCTCATAAACAAAGGCACCCAAGGAGTTTAGTTTACTTTTAGAACATGTGTGTATATGTTCCTTAACAGATTATTTTCTCTCAGTCATTGTCAATGGAGATATTTGTCCATCCTCAAACCATGGTATAGTTGCAATCAGAAAAACGTGAAGCCTCTTTTAATCTTATAAAGATTGATCCTCATTTCAGTTTTTTCGTTTCTTTCAATTTGTTATTGCTACTATTTAGTGCTGGTTTCAATTTGAACATTCTAGACAAGGTTGTCATAATCCCAATCTAAtttaaaacagaaaaacaactatagGTTTCCTTAATCTGCATACTGTGAAGTCAGGGGAAAATGAAAACAGGATTTTAAGAGCTTCGCACCTATGTCATGCTAACTTGGGACTAGCATGGTACATGTTGTGCCATGCTATAACAGTAATTGGCATGCCTAGAATGTTAGCATGGTAGATGTTGTGCCATGCTGTGCCAGTGATCGTCATGCCTATCATGCATGGCACTGCAGTCTGCTAAGTACTAGCATGCAACGGTGCCACCTTATTTGACCCCCAATCTCATCGATATGTCTTTGTTAGTTATCCTGAAGGACAGCGAGAATATTGAGTCCATGACTTGGAAACACATGAAGTTTTTTTCAAGTCGTGATGTAGTTTTCTGCGAGAATGATTTTTCTTCTGTCACCATACTTGACAAGGATCCTGAAAATTATGTCATCATACCTGTTCCCATTGCTGATTATAGCACCTTCACATTACACCTCTGGATCACAATGTTCAAAAATAGTGTTCTGCTACATCCCCATCTCCTCCAAGAGATATTTCCTCGATGCCAAATACTGATACACCACCATTAGAACTAGCCATGCAATCTATTCAACTAATTGCACCTACCCAACCCACTACATCCCCATCTCCTCCAAGAGATACTTCCTCAACACTATATACTAATACACCATCACTAGAATTAGCAATACAATCTATTCAACTAATTGCACCCACCCAGCCCACTCCCCTACATGTCACTCCATGTGTCCCTCCAAGAAGCCATTCACAGATACAAGGCTCAGCCTGTGACCAAAGGTTTCACACAACTTGAAGGCCTCGATTATCATGAGACATTTGCCTACAATTCGCTGCCTTCTTGCCGCTacttatgcaaaaaaaatggcACTTCTACCAACTCGACATGAACAACACTTTTCTTCATGAAGATCTCCATGAAGAAGCCTATAAGAAACTACCTCCTAGCCTTGCATGTAAGGGAGAGACTCAAGTCTATAAGCTACAAAAGTCACTCTGTGATCATAAACAAGCTTCTCACAATTGATTTGAGAAGTTTTCACAAGTTCTTCGCCAAGCAAGATTTCACCATTCATATCTCGGTTACTCCATCTTTATATCTAATAAGGAAGGCATGTCCATGGTAATTCTTGTTTATGGGGATGATGTCAATATTACAGGAAATAATGCCTCTACCATTGCTTCTCTTAATACCTTTCCAGTCTCAATTTTACATCAAGGATCTTGGTCTATTGAAATTTTTCATAGACATTGAGGTTGCCCGGTCTCGTAACGATATTTTGATTACTCAGAGAGAAATATAGTCTTGATACTCTTTCTGAGAGTGAGTTTCTTGGCTCCAAACTAGCAACATATCCAATTGAGCAACACCACCATCTAACCAATGATACCAGAAAATTATTATCTGATCCAGGCCCATATTGATGATTTGTTTTGCGGATGATTTATGTCACAGTCACTCATCTAGACATCCCCTATATAGTCCATATCTCAAGTCAATTTATGCATCAACATCGTAATGCACATCTTGATGCTGCTCATCAGGTCTTGCAATACTTGAAAGGTTCACAATCTCAGAGGATTTTACTACCTTGAAGTTTCAATTTACAACTTTCTGCCTACACAAATTCGAATCAGGCTAGCTATCCTATGACTAGGCATTCAGCAACTGgttgtattatttttcttggcAATGATCCCATCTCATGGAGAACTACAAAACAAAGCACAGCCTCTTgctctaatgatgaaatagagTACCATGCTGTGGCTAACATCACCTGCAAACTTGTATGGTTAGGATACTTGCTATTGGAACTTGGTATTACTCAGTCACAGTCAGTGCAACTCTATTGTGATAACCAAGTGGCCATGTATATCCCAAGTAGGTACAACCAACCTAGTGTTTCATGAGATGACCAACCACATTGAGTGGATAGccattttttatttcatttcaacTGCAACTTGCATATATCTTCACCAGGGCAGTTGGTAAAGCCCAGCTCATATGATAATATGCAAGTTGGGTGTTTCTACTCTACACACGCTAACTTGAGAGAGAGTATCAAGCAACAAAGTCAAGTATGTCCATTTTCATCTCTTTACAATCACCggtatctatttttatatttgagctctctatgattatgagattcTTTTTCCATATTTTTACTAGACAACCCAGACAAGCATGTGCACTCTTATCTCCATAATCATTTGGATCCATTTCTATATTTATGCTATGTACAATCATAAGATCCTTTATTGTTGACTTACATACCATATAGCTATTTCTAAGATCgtgaaatttatatttttaattgcccataaattaggagatttttattatatatgattATGTATATTCAAGAAATACAATAAAGAAGATCAAGTCATTCTTCCCAACTAATTTCTCAACTCTCGtgaggtatttgatgatgtgtaTACGCAGCCCGATattttccaaagtaaatttattttaaaaaaaaacaaactttgGATAGAGGTTTGCGTACACTATATTTTGCGGCAAACTGATCATATTCCAGCACTCAAGCTATATTTTGCAAAGTTAATGAAGATGCACTAAAATTGCTTCCGGGGAAAAGAACAGAGTTAAAATGCACCGACCTGATGAAGCCATTTTGATTGAGATCGGCGGCGAACAAATCCTCGACGGTCAGATCCCGGTGCAGcacccatttggcgatcctccggTGCCGCTTATCGATCCTGGCCTCCGCCAGGTACAGAAACGCCCTCGCGACCGCCAGGGTCGACACCAACAGCCAGAAGGAAGCGAAAATCCTACCCGGCAGCGTCTTGAATGCCCGGTCCCCATACCCGACGGTCGTCACCGACATCACCGACAGATAGAGCGAGTCCATCCAATCAAGATCCTCCACCAGGTACAGAGCCAGCGTGCCCGCACCGATGCAGAGCAGGACGACGCCGATCGCGAGCGCGACCTTCATCCGGATCCTCATCCGCCCCTTCTCGGCGTCGAAGATGTAGCTGGCGGCGCCGGCCCCGGCACGGGCACCCTCAAGAATCAAATTCTCCTGGACGTCGAGGACGTAATTgacggcgccggagaggaggacgTCGATGAGGCCGAAGCCGACGAGGACGAAGACGCAGGAGAAGGCCTTGGTGGCGGGGGTGAGGGGGTAGATGTCGCCGTAGCCGATGGTGCAGAGGGTGACGATGCAGAAGTAGAGGGCGTCGACGGCGGGGTGGGTCTCGACGCCGGAGAAGCCCTGGGGGTTGATGGAATAGACCAGGACCCCGAGGGACAAGTAGATGAGAAGAAGAATGGAGGACTGCCTGAGGATGGAGCCGGCGGAGCCGAAGTTAGGGGTATTGGAGGAGTCGGGATTAGAGGGGAGGAGGTCGCGCACGACGGCCATGGCGGGCGCGGTGCGGGCACGGTGGAGGGTGGACTTCTGGCGGGGGAATGACGCCGTCGCTGGGTCGGAGGTGGAGGGGAGCAAAGAATCTTCGAtctcggaggaggagggggaggaagacAAGGGAAGAGGGTTCGAGAGTTGGGAGCGGAGAAAGTGGGGTAACAACGACTCCTCTACTTCCATTCCCAATTCTACGTACAAACAAATTCTGGGCAAGATATGAGGAAGATTTATAGCTCTTTTTTTACTCCTCTGGTTTATTTGACAGCTCTACTTGAGAGGtgagagctttttttttttttttgggccgtccactagagagaggagaggacaAGTAgacaggagagggagagagtttAATGATGGCCGTCCGTATGATATGGCTGATGTGGTCCGGACTGATCTGGCCGTCCAATAGAAAGGCTTATTTGGATCGAGCGGATGCCACATCACCTTCGTACTGTGTTTAAAAATGGAATGCTCGTGCGGACGGACGGGTGGGTTTTATGGGGTCGCTGACTTCGGATTGATTTGGAAGTACGTGGATCGCGGATATGGGCGTGCGCTAAGGAGTTATATACGGAAGGAGACGTATGCCTGAggaaagggttttttttttttgaagaaacagATGACTGGGTCAATGATGAGTAATAAATGAGGTAATACAATCCGCAGCTTGGTTTGTCTTCCCAAATATGTATCTAACCTAGGCAACACGGCGCTCCTTCTGCGCAACCCCCTTGGAGGAAAGGTATATTCGTGAGGGTGATTACCTTCTATTCTTTAATGAGCGTGGGGCCAAATGTGGAAAAGATTTGAACCAATGGTGACCAGACGTAGAGGTTTTAACCTCCTTCTTCACGAAGATTACAGCATAAAAGGCCATGGTGTCCATCTCGCAATTATATTGTTCCACTTGTCTGATCTTTTCTTTCCATATTATCAAAAGATCAAAAATAATGCTACGGCCATCAGCTGGATCCAGGAAGGTTCGAGGATCGTTGCTGCTGACCATTCCTTGATTCGCGATATCTGGATGATGATGAGGGACGGAGGGGTTGTCCACACGAAGCACGTGTTTAGAGAAGCTAATGGAGCTACAAATTGGGTGGCCACGTATGTGGCTAACCATGCCAATAGCATCCTGTGGGCGGGGGATGCAGAGCTGCTTTAGGAGCTccgtgatattttgttttccgaTTTTATTAGGTGCATCCGTACATGTGTTATATGAATCACCCGGTAGCCGAAAAAAAAGAGCTACCTCCAAACCCAACTTATTATCtactttcaaaaataaataaaaaataataaacatcaTTATTCAGTCCATCGTTTTGATATAAAATTCCTGATAAAATTTCtgataataaaataaacaataatTTGATGGCTAGTCGCCAAtgatatttataataaaatatttctaaaactgaaattccagttattcaattttttccttgaatcttatcacaataaaataaaaatcttgttccaagctcaacaaattttctacttaataaataaataaaaattaaagatCATCACggtgtttttcaaaaaaaaatggctaGTCTACAAAATTTTTGAGTACCATACGGTGTTTTTTGAATATCCAGAATATATCCCATAGAAGAAATCTCCCACAGCTTGGAGCAAGAAGATCAACCATCATAGTTTATCAATTCTATATGAAAATTAATTGGGAGATACAACTAATACTATTAGCCCTTTGTACAAATCCCTAGTCGCCATATTAATCTAGTTTAGTATCAGACAGGTGATTGATAGCAGTAATCATATTATAAACATCTAGACTCCATCCTAGTGGCAGAGCTGCGCGTGGCGTGGGAGGGTCTCGTATATGTCAGAGTATATTTAGGAACTCAGCGGATATTCTTGGAGAGTGATTCTGCCACAGTGATTGAGTGGATCAGGAGTGGACGTGCTAGGCCAGATCTACACCCACTAGTGAGGGATGTTGGCCATCTTCTGGACAGTTTTGACTTTTTCTGGATCGTACATGTATTTCGGAAGGCGAACAGTGCGATgaactgggtcgcctccttagTAGCTTATCATTCTGGGGCTTTCCTATGGGATAGGCACTGGCTCCATCCCTCAGGGTCTCGATCGTGTTTTGCATTCTGATTCATCGTGGCGTATTCATATCCATATGTAGTGAGACGCcagtttacccaaaaaaaaaaaaaaaaaaaaaaaggaagcacaTAAAGGAATCCAAGACCCAAGAGTACGTTCATTTTTTTAATGGGGCATGCtttagctatatatatatatatatatatatatatatatatatatatatgtatgtatgtatgtatgtatgttcaCATCATTCGCATACAGCATCAGGAATAACCCTCCTGAACTTATTTCGCACTTCGCTGCCACGACGAAGCAGGCCGGCGAGCCGCgctttaggccctgtttgggggagcttttggagggccagaaagcactttctggccctccaaaagtacttttagatgaaaaactgtgtttagtaaatttttcaaaaagctgtttcagcttttgcggaaagctgaaaatagcttttgggaggaagctccaatttggagcttttgggaggaagctgtttcagctttttcggagagctatatttttaacaaaaatgctcatattaaaataacataattacatagtttatccctgtataaacctaaaaatctgctagagccaagaacccaagccgtcagactcccttccgtaagaaaaagtatttttcttttcaatttttgtatgcatctcttgaaccacattttagaagaaaaaaattttaatccttttccataccttccaaaatcaatctattgtttttttttatcatcaacctcgcggcccacgctgaggtcctcctcgagcatggaccatgaagaagagcccctggaccgcgaaaaattattttatggaaaattattatgaaaattattttatactaataattataatattttatacctttatttttgtattatactataaatataatatcatattatattatatcataatacattaatatgttatgttaaataatttaatattatgttatattatggaaaattaatttatactaataattataatattttatacctttatttttgtattatactataaatataatatcatattatattatatcataatacattaatatgttatgttaaataatttaatattatgttatattatggaaaattaatttatactaataattataatattttatatctttattattgtattatactataaatattgtattatattacattacattataatacattaatatgttattttaaataatttaatattatggtatattatggaaaagtattttataatattaattataatattttatacctttatttttgtattaaactatgaatataatatcatattatattatatcataatacattaatatgttatgttaaataatttaatattatgttatattatgaaaaattaatttatactaataattataatattttataccttta contains:
- the LOC103720046 gene encoding two-pore potassium channel 5-like, with product MEVEESLLPHFLRSQLSNPLPLSSSPSSSEIEDSLLPSTSDPATASFPRQKSTLHRARTAPAMAVVRDLLPSNPDSSNTPNFGSAGSILRQSSILLLIYLSLGVLVYSINPQGFSGVETHPAVDALYFCIVTLCTIGYGDIYPLTPATKAFSCVFVLVGFGLIDVLLSGAVNYVLDVQENLILEGARAGAGAASYIFDAEKGRMRIRMKVALAIGVVLLCIGAGTLALYLVEDLDWMDSLYLSVMSVTTVGYGDRAFKTLPGRIFASFWLLVSTLAVARAFLYLAEARIDKRHRRIAKWVLHRDLTVEDLFAADLNQNGFISKSEFVIYKLKEMGKIGEKDILQICNQFNKLDPINTGRITLLDLLNASR